The Synechococcus sp. MU1643 genome contains a region encoding:
- a CDS encoding permease: protein MDKPATAWAIFQGLLLEAVPFLLLGVAIAGLARWAVPPGAWIERLPKNPVLAPIIGALMGFALPACECGNVPVARRLLASGAPMGTAFGFLFAAPVLNPIVLASTWAAFPNQPWLLVARPLGAFLLAILLSLLLVQLPETQLLATALLEERRMSQPLSNLGLLQRSSGVIGGSPSPPRSVSGRRLKVWQVLDQSCREFLDLLALLVLGCVIAALVQTWLPRSWLLAVGGAPTASILALMLLAVVVSVCSSVDAFLALGFAAQITPGALLAFLLLGPVVDLKLAGLFTVLMRPRAILITAVGASLGVLLIGQWINLWLL, encoded by the coding sequence TTGGACAAGCCCGCCACGGCCTGGGCGATCTTTCAGGGGTTGCTGCTGGAAGCCGTTCCGTTTCTGCTGCTCGGCGTTGCCATAGCAGGGCTGGCCCGATGGGCGGTGCCCCCGGGTGCCTGGATTGAACGGCTCCCCAAGAATCCTGTGCTGGCTCCGATCATCGGGGCCCTGATGGGTTTTGCCCTCCCGGCCTGCGAATGCGGCAACGTTCCCGTCGCCCGCCGTCTGCTGGCCAGCGGGGCACCGATGGGCACGGCCTTCGGCTTTCTGTTTGCAGCCCCGGTGCTGAATCCCATCGTGCTTGCCAGCACTTGGGCCGCGTTTCCTAATCAGCCCTGGTTGCTGGTGGCCCGCCCATTGGGGGCCTTTCTGCTGGCGATCCTGCTGAGTCTGTTGCTGGTGCAACTGCCCGAGACGCAGCTCCTGGCAACAGCGCTTCTGGAGGAGCGCCGCATGAGCCAGCCCCTCAGCAACCTGGGGCTACTGCAGCGCAGCAGTGGTGTGATCGGCGGATCACCCAGCCCTCCCCGATCCGTGAGCGGCAGGCGCCTGAAGGTCTGGCAGGTGCTGGACCAGAGCTGCCGCGAATTTCTCGATCTTCTGGCACTACTGGTGCTGGGGTGCGTGATTGCGGCCCTAGTGCAGACCTGGCTGCCGCGCAGTTGGCTGTTGGCCGTAGGGGGCGCGCCGACGGCATCGATCCTGGCCTTGATGCTGCTGGCCGTGGTGGTGTCGGTCTGCTCCAGCGTGGATGCCTTTCTTGCGCTGGGGTTTGCCGCTCAGATCACCCCAGGGGCCCTGCTGGCCTTCCTCTTGCTGGGGCCCGTTGTGGATCTCAAACTCGCAGGCCTGTTCACCGTGCTGATGCGGCCAAGGGCGATCCTGATCACGGCGGTCGGTGCCAGTCTTGGCGTGCTGCTGATCGGTCAGTGGATCAACCTGTGGCTGCTGTGA
- a CDS encoding histidine phosphatase family protein, translated as MSKILIPLFTALLLSACGLNRETGASSNDGQAVTPADQKTKKLSFALSSEPNIDKSTLLASLKDGGYVIYFRHATTERDYADQADPLMRLDDCSSQRKLSTQGIKESYEIGISFASKEIPVGEIIVSEYCRSWKTANHAFGEWTQKDSRLNFLPYENYTEDHIELMKKNVMPLLTRPPLSGINTVIVGHDDPFEAVTGIYPEPQGIAYIIQPDGGKSFKLIASVLPSEWATL; from the coding sequence ATGTCTAAGATTCTTATTCCATTGTTTACTGCATTACTATTGAGTGCATGCGGACTCAATAGAGAAACTGGTGCCTCCTCAAATGATGGTCAGGCTGTAACCCCAGCAGATCAAAAAACTAAAAAACTATCCTTTGCTCTGTCTTCAGAACCGAATATTGACAAATCAACGTTGCTTGCTTCGCTCAAGGATGGAGGCTATGTCATTTATTTCCGTCATGCAACTACGGAGAGGGATTATGCAGACCAAGCTGATCCTCTGATGCGCCTTGATGATTGCAGTTCTCAGAGAAAGCTGAGCACTCAGGGCATCAAAGAATCTTACGAAATTGGCATATCATTTGCTTCAAAAGAAATCCCAGTCGGTGAAATTATTGTTAGTGAATATTGCAGGTCTTGGAAAACAGCAAACCACGCATTTGGAGAATGGACCCAAAAAGATTCCCGGTTAAACTTTTTGCCTTATGAGAATTACACCGAAGATCACATTGAACTGATGAAAAAGAATGTCATGCCTTTATTAACGCGCCCACCACTATCAGGAATCAATACAGTCATTGTCGGACATGATGATCCTTTTGAGGCAGTAACAGGAATTTATCCTGAACCACAAGGAATCGCATACATCATTCAGCCCGATGGGGGAAAGAGCTTCAAGCTCATCGCTAGTGTGTTGCCTTCTGAGTGGGCAACACTATGA
- a CDS encoding iron uptake porin, protein MTLVRQLLMAPAALCLLATGADAAELNIDGVSDYAATSSGNSLNQVTSVTQFSDVDPTDWAHQALANLVETYGCVAGYPNGTFRGNWAITRYEAAALLNACLDRISEVTDELRRLLKEFETELAILNGRVDGLEARVGELEATQFSTTTKLKGQATWVFGASRFKGSASRLRSESNEALGGTTFNYDLQLGLETSFTGKDQLTTVLRGGNFDGDGNVFGSGGPSGLATLEIAFQAGYRPNLVAIDKLFYSFPLGDEITITTGPIVGQEDMLAIWPSVYPSDPILDVLTVNGAPGAYNKNKGAGLGISWASESGASASANYVAANGASSDTRSGGFATDEAGGTGTLQLGWEGDNWGVAALYSKVQNGQDLIVYASPFVRDRFSARALTNAYALGGFWQPLESGWLPSLSLGWGINQSDTQRKGQVSTSQSWRAGLEWNDVLMAGNNAGMAVGQPVFATDMRGGDTPADGQYIWEWWYQFQVTDNISVTPALFYLSRPMGELTPDGSSFQQLGGLIKTTFMF, encoded by the coding sequence ATGACGCTTGTTCGGCAACTGTTGATGGCTCCCGCCGCCCTTTGCCTTCTGGCCACCGGCGCCGATGCCGCCGAGCTGAACATCGACGGCGTTTCTGATTACGCGGCCACTTCCAGTGGCAACAGCCTTAATCAGGTCACCAGCGTCACCCAATTCTCCGACGTTGACCCCACCGACTGGGCCCATCAGGCTCTGGCCAACCTGGTGGAGACCTACGGCTGCGTCGCCGGCTACCCCAACGGCACCTTCCGTGGCAACTGGGCCATCACCCGCTATGAAGCGGCTGCCCTGCTGAACGCCTGCCTCGACCGGATCTCCGAAGTGACCGACGAGCTGCGTCGCCTGCTCAAAGAATTCGAAACCGAGCTGGCCATCCTCAATGGTCGCGTTGACGGCCTCGAGGCCCGCGTTGGCGAACTGGAAGCAACCCAGTTCTCCACCACCACCAAACTCAAGGGCCAAGCCACCTGGGTGTTCGGAGCCAGCCGCTTCAAGGGCTCCGCATCCCGGTTGCGTTCGGAGAGCAATGAAGCGTTGGGCGGCACCACGTTCAATTACGACCTTCAGCTTGGGTTGGAGACCTCCTTCACCGGCAAGGATCAATTGACCACGGTGTTGCGTGGCGGCAACTTCGACGGAGACGGAAACGTCTTCGGCAGTGGAGGGCCGTCAGGTCTGGCCACACTGGAAATTGCGTTTCAGGCGGGTTATCGCCCCAATCTGGTGGCGATCGACAAACTCTTCTATTCCTTCCCGTTGGGGGATGAGATCACCATCACCACCGGCCCGATTGTTGGCCAGGAAGACATGCTCGCGATCTGGCCGAGCGTCTATCCCAGTGATCCGATTCTCGATGTACTCACGGTGAATGGAGCTCCGGGGGCCTACAACAAAAACAAAGGTGCGGGCTTGGGCATCAGCTGGGCCTCGGAAAGCGGAGCCAGCGCGTCAGCTAACTATGTGGCGGCCAATGGTGCATCAAGCGACACCCGTTCCGGTGGTTTCGCCACCGACGAGGCGGGGGGCACCGGCACGCTGCAGCTGGGTTGGGAGGGTGACAACTGGGGCGTTGCTGCCCTCTATTCCAAGGTTCAGAACGGTCAAGACCTGATCGTGTATGCCTCGCCCTTCGTCAGGGATCGCTTCAGTGCTCGGGCCTTGACCAACGCCTATGCCCTGGGTGGTTTCTGGCAGCCATTGGAGAGCGGCTGGCTTCCTTCTCTATCGCTCGGTTGGGGCATCAATCAATCCGACACCCAGCGCAAGGGCCAGGTGAGCACCAGTCAGTCCTGGAGGGCTGGGCTGGAGTGGAACGATGTGTTGATGGCGGGGAACAACGCCGGAATGGCTGTGGGCCAGCCTGTTTTTGCGACCGATATGCGAGGAGGTGACACCCCTGCTGATGGTCAGTACATCTGGGAGTGGTGGTACCAGTTCCAAGTGACCGACAACATCAGCGTCACCCCGGCGCTGTTCTATCTGTCGCGACCCATGGGTGAGCTCACACCGGACGGTTCAAGCTTCCAGCAACTTGGCGGCCTGATCAAGACGACATTTATGTTCTGA
- a CDS encoding hydantoinase B/oxoprolinase family protein — MGWCFWIDRGGTFTDLIGCDPEGRLHVRKVLSEQAGAGDPAVSVMEAMLASASPPMELGDVDDVRIGTTVATNALLEGAGAPLLLLTNAGLRDQLWIGDQHRDDLFALEQPQRPFLAQTVLELAGRLDAQGEEVEPLVLDQPLQSRLEELRRSGLDVAVVALLHAQRNAAHEQRCAALLRELGFRTVVCSHQVSVMPRLVPRGQTALVEGAVHPVLDGYLQQVQGALGAATPLRVMTSSGALQAPDRLQAKDTILSGPAAGMVGAIAAARMAGFDGVPVLGFDMGGTSTDVFCVASADAQALRQVKEQTEIAGLQLLAPRLPIETVAAGGGSVLELQGERLRVGPRSAGAQPGPACYRAGGPLTVTDANLLLGRLQVDCFPAVFGLSGDLLPDVEVVRYRFANLAAALGQTPERVACGALQLAVETMAAAIRRVSLHRGEDIRGGVLLAYGGAGGQHACRLADELGLNTVLLHPMAGVLSAFGMGQARQRCRRQVHLGAALSPDLLAALPDQVVQLTCEAQETLRRQGDGTDTNDDAPEVWVSLALRYPSAEQTLVLPWFAEQGVDAVISAFQASHQQRYGYCIDADQALLVEQLNVEVTAPQQFDATATAEMAEPSLGVETSSKVSMHLESSGWMQVPLLDRSALRLNQRIEGPALIAEATGCTVLEPGWQARVAEEGTLLLERRQPAVGSPVLAQADAHDPLQAELFRHRFMAIAEQMGEQLRQSSRSVNIRERLDFSCALFDASGALVANAPHIPVHLGSMGDTVRDLLAQVATGDVASLQPGDTLLSNDPFHGGTHLPDITAISPVFCNGNHPSFFVASRGHHADVGGIAPGSMPSFSRTIADEGLLLRNQLFVRQGRVLAADLEAVWSGMATPPRNPPELLADLQAQVAANQAGIVAMQSLVEREGQTLVQRHMTLLQKDSARSVQRLLLRLPDARHQLALDDGSCLVVQLCLDPQRQRLRLDFSGTSPQRPGNFNAPLAVTRAAVLYVIRCLLDSDIPLNEGCFAPLDLVVPAGCLLNPRPPAAVVAGNVEVSQALCNLLFVAFGAQAAGQGTMNNVSFGNGRCQYYETVAGGGGAGEGFAGSVGLQSHMTNSRLTDPEVLESRYPVRLESFAVRSGSGGQGRWPGGDGLERTIRFLEPMSVSLISGSRQVAPIGLNGGASGACGQNMLLDREGVAHPLPGAVQLELQAGEAIRMLTPGGGGMGR; from the coding sequence ATGGGGTGGTGCTTCTGGATTGATCGCGGTGGCACCTTCACCGATCTGATCGGTTGCGATCCAGAAGGGCGGCTGCACGTGCGCAAGGTGCTCTCGGAGCAGGCCGGTGCTGGAGACCCTGCGGTCTCGGTCATGGAAGCGATGTTGGCGTCGGCTTCTCCACCCATGGAGTTGGGGGACGTCGACGATGTGCGCATTGGCACCACCGTGGCCACCAATGCGTTGCTCGAGGGGGCTGGTGCGCCATTGCTGTTGCTAACCAATGCCGGGCTGAGGGATCAGCTGTGGATCGGCGATCAACATCGTGACGATCTGTTCGCGCTTGAGCAGCCCCAGCGCCCCTTCCTGGCGCAAACGGTGCTGGAGCTGGCCGGTCGGCTCGATGCCCAGGGTGAGGAGGTGGAGCCCTTGGTACTGGATCAGCCGCTGCAGTCGCGTCTCGAGGAGCTGCGCCGTTCCGGCCTGGATGTTGCCGTGGTCGCGTTATTGCATGCCCAACGCAACGCAGCCCATGAGCAGCGCTGCGCCGCATTGTTGCGGGAGCTTGGCTTTCGCACCGTGGTCTGCTCCCACCAGGTGAGCGTGATGCCCCGGTTGGTGCCGCGCGGGCAGACGGCGTTGGTTGAGGGGGCTGTGCATCCGGTGCTGGATGGCTACCTGCAGCAGGTGCAAGGGGCGCTCGGCGCCGCCACACCACTGCGGGTGATGACCTCCAGCGGAGCGTTGCAGGCTCCAGACAGACTGCAAGCGAAAGACACCATCCTTTCGGGGCCAGCGGCCGGGATGGTCGGGGCGATAGCAGCGGCGCGGATGGCCGGCTTTGACGGGGTACCGGTGCTTGGTTTTGACATGGGCGGCACGTCGACGGATGTGTTCTGTGTGGCTTCCGCCGATGCGCAGGCCTTGCGGCAAGTGAAGGAGCAGACCGAGATCGCCGGCTTGCAGTTGCTGGCCCCACGTCTGCCGATTGAAACCGTGGCGGCCGGAGGCGGATCGGTGCTGGAGCTGCAGGGGGAGCGGCTGCGGGTGGGGCCCCGCTCCGCCGGAGCGCAACCGGGGCCGGCCTGTTATCGGGCCGGCGGACCGCTCACCGTCACCGACGCCAACCTGCTGCTGGGGAGGCTTCAGGTGGACTGCTTCCCGGCGGTGTTCGGCCTGTCCGGGGATCTGCTACCGGATGTGGAGGTGGTGCGGTATCGCTTCGCCAATCTCGCGGCAGCGCTAGGCCAGACCCCGGAGCGGGTGGCATGTGGGGCGTTGCAACTGGCGGTGGAAACCATGGCCGCTGCGATTCGCCGGGTGTCGCTGCATCGCGGTGAGGACATTCGCGGCGGGGTTTTGTTGGCCTACGGAGGGGCTGGTGGTCAGCACGCCTGTCGCCTGGCGGATGAACTGGGGCTGAATACGGTGCTGTTGCATCCCATGGCCGGAGTCCTCTCCGCCTTTGGCATGGGCCAGGCCCGCCAGCGCTGCCGGCGGCAGGTGCATCTCGGTGCTGCCCTCTCGCCTGATCTGTTGGCGGCTCTTCCCGATCAAGTTGTGCAGCTGACGTGTGAAGCGCAGGAGACCTTGCGTCGCCAGGGGGATGGCACCGACACCAACGATGATGCGCCGGAGGTTTGGGTCAGCTTGGCCCTGCGTTATCCCTCTGCCGAGCAGACCCTGGTGCTTCCCTGGTTCGCTGAGCAAGGCGTTGATGCCGTGATCTCGGCTTTCCAGGCGAGCCATCAGCAACGCTACGGCTACTGCATTGATGCCGATCAGGCCCTACTAGTCGAACAGCTCAATGTTGAGGTCACAGCACCCCAACAGTTCGATGCCACAGCCACAGCTGAGATGGCCGAACCATCGCTAGGGGTGGAGACATCCTCGAAGGTGTCGATGCACCTGGAGTCGAGCGGTTGGATGCAGGTTCCGTTGCTGGACCGCAGTGCCCTGCGGCTGAATCAGCGGATTGAAGGCCCTGCCCTGATCGCTGAAGCCACTGGCTGCACGGTGCTGGAGCCGGGCTGGCAGGCCCGGGTGGCTGAGGAGGGCACGCTGTTGCTGGAGCGTCGGCAACCCGCGGTCGGATCACCTGTGCTGGCACAGGCTGATGCCCACGACCCGTTGCAGGCGGAACTGTTTCGCCACCGCTTCATGGCGATCGCTGAACAGATGGGGGAACAGCTGCGGCAGAGCAGTCGCTCCGTGAACATCCGCGAGCGCCTGGATTTCTCATGTGCGTTGTTCGATGCCTCGGGTGCCCTGGTGGCCAATGCCCCCCACATTCCGGTGCACCTCGGATCGATGGGCGACACCGTGCGCGACCTGCTGGCCCAGGTGGCGACCGGTGATGTCGCATCGCTGCAGCCCGGCGACACGCTGCTCAGCAACGACCCTTTTCATGGCGGCACTCACTTGCCCGACATCACCGCCATCTCGCCGGTGTTCTGCAACGGCAATCATCCCAGTTTCTTTGTAGCCAGCCGTGGCCATCACGCCGATGTGGGTGGCATCGCTCCTGGGTCGATGCCGTCCTTCAGTCGCACCATTGCCGATGAGGGCCTGCTGCTGCGCAACCAGCTGTTCGTGCGCCAGGGCCGGGTTCTCGCCGCTGATTTGGAAGCGGTGTGGAGCGGCATGGCGACGCCCCCCCGCAACCCTCCGGAACTGCTGGCCGACCTGCAGGCGCAGGTGGCGGCCAATCAGGCGGGGATTGTGGCGATGCAATCTCTCGTGGAGAGGGAGGGGCAGACCCTGGTGCAACGGCATATGACCCTGCTGCAGAAGGATTCAGCCCGCAGTGTTCAGCGGCTGCTGTTGCGCTTACCGGACGCCCGGCATCAGTTGGCGCTGGATGACGGCTCCTGCCTGGTGGTGCAGCTGTGCCTCGACCCGCAACGCCAACGCTTGCGTTTGGATTTCAGCGGAACATCGCCGCAACGGCCGGGCAATTTCAATGCCCCCTTGGCGGTGACGCGGGCGGCCGTGCTCTACGTGATCCGTTGTCTTCTCGACAGCGACATCCCCTTAAACGAGGGCTGTTTCGCGCCTCTCGATCTGGTGGTGCCAGCGGGCTGTTTGTTGAATCCGCGGCCCCCCGCCGCTGTGGTGGCCGGCAACGTCGAGGTGTCTCAGGCTCTCTGCAATCTGCTGTTCGTTGCTTTCGGTGCCCAGGCGGCCGGACAGGGAACGATGAACAACGTCAGCTTCGGAAATGGCCGCTGTCAGTACTACGAAACGGTGGCGGGTGGTGGCGGCGCTGGTGAGGGCTTTGCCGGATCGGTGGGGCTGCAGTCGCACATGACCAACTCGAGGCTGACGGATCCCGAGGTGCTGGAGAGCCGTTATCCGGTGCGGTTGGAATCCTTCGCGGTGCGTTCTGGCAGTGGCGGCCAGGGCCGATGGCCTGGGGGCGACGGGTTGGAGCGCACGATCCGTTTCCTCGAGCCAATGAGTGTCTCGTTGATCAGTGGCTCGCGGCAGGTGGCCCCGATCGGCCTCAACGGCGGGGCCAGTGGTGCTTGTGGCCAGAACATGCTGCTGGACCGTGAGGGTGTGGCCCATCCCTTGCCCGGTGCCGTGCAGCTTGAGCTCCAAGCGGGCGAGGCCATTCGCATGCTCACCCCAGGGGGAGGCGGCATGGGACGTTGA
- a CDS encoding HupE/UreJ family protein, whose protein sequence is MNSLPLALRRPLQIAGPSLLAVLLLASPAFAHHPFGMGDSAALTPLQGLLSGIGHPLLGPDHLLFLLAIAFIGLQRPRAWVIPLLAAGLGGSVLSQFIPLPDAVAPWAEAMVSLSLVAEGLMALTVASTRWLLPLVALHGFLLGSTIVGAEPTPLFTYFLGLLIGQGALLLVVSNWSKNLLERLGSQGQRLGAGIWMGIGMAFAWVALID, encoded by the coding sequence ATGAATTCTTTGCCACTGGCCCTGCGCAGGCCGCTGCAGATCGCCGGCCCTTCGCTTCTGGCGGTTCTTCTCCTGGCCAGTCCGGCGTTTGCCCACCATCCCTTTGGCATGGGCGACAGCGCTGCTCTCACCCCCCTGCAGGGATTACTCAGTGGCATTGGTCACCCGCTGCTGGGTCCTGACCATCTCCTGTTTCTGCTGGCCATCGCCTTCATCGGCCTGCAACGTCCCCGCGCCTGGGTGATTCCTCTGCTGGCTGCTGGCCTGGGCGGCAGTGTTCTGTCGCAGTTCATCCCCCTGCCGGATGCCGTGGCTCCCTGGGCGGAGGCCATGGTTTCCCTCAGCCTGGTGGCGGAGGGTTTGATGGCTCTCACCGTGGCCTCCACCCGTTGGTTGCTGCCGCTGGTGGCCCTGCATGGTTTTCTGCTTGGCAGCACCATTGTTGGAGCAGAACCCACCCCCCTGTTCACCTATTTCTTGGGCCTTCTGATCGGCCAAGGCGCACTGCTGCTGGTGGTGAGCAACTGGTCCAAGAACCTGCTGGAGCGCCTCGGCTCCCAGGGGCAAAGGCTTGGTGCTGGTATCTGGATGGGCATCGGCATGGCCTTTGCCTGGGTAGCTCTGATCGACTGA
- a CDS encoding chlorophyll a/b binding light-harvesting protein, whose translation MQSYGSSSVSYDWWAGNAGVAKRSGSFIAAHAAHAGLIMFWAGAFTLFELARYDGTMPMGEQGLILIPHLAGLGFGVGEGGVIIDQEPLIAIAAFHLVSSAVLGAAGIWHTLRAPKDLSEAEGRAQKFHFEWSDGKKLTFILGHHLIFLGLGVIAFVEWAKRHGIYDSAIGAVRRVEPNIDLGMVWGYQSNFLSISSLEDVMGGHAVLAFILTIGGVWHIISSPFGPFKKVLIYNGESILSYSLAGVALMGFVTAIWCAQNTTIYPVELYGDPLKLNFAFSPYFSDATALEGGAHSARAWLANTHFYLAFFFLQGHFWHALRGMGFNFKRVSEALDNMGNSKVSA comes from the coding sequence ATGCAGTCTTACGGAAGTTCGTCAGTCAGTTATGACTGGTGGGCTGGAAATGCAGGAGTCGCGAAGCGCAGCGGTTCTTTCATTGCAGCTCACGCTGCCCATGCAGGTTTAATCATGTTTTGGGCAGGTGCATTCACTTTGTTTGAGTTGGCCCGTTATGACGGAACAATGCCAATGGGAGAACAAGGGCTGATTTTGATTCCACACCTCGCCGGCCTTGGCTTCGGCGTAGGAGAAGGTGGAGTAATCATTGACCAAGAACCCCTTATCGCGATCGCAGCATTCCATCTGGTTTCATCTGCTGTACTTGGAGCAGCTGGAATCTGGCATACGCTTCGAGCGCCTAAGGACCTTTCCGAGGCTGAAGGGCGCGCGCAAAAGTTTCATTTTGAATGGAGTGATGGAAAAAAGCTCACTTTCATCTTGGGTCATCATCTGATTTTTCTCGGCCTGGGAGTCATTGCCTTCGTTGAATGGGCAAAGCGCCATGGAATTTACGACAGCGCCATCGGAGCTGTTCGACGGGTTGAACCAAACATTGACCTCGGGATGGTGTGGGGTTATCAGTCTAATTTTCTCTCCATCAGTAGTCTTGAAGACGTGATGGGTGGTCATGCTGTTTTAGCCTTCATTCTCACGATTGGTGGTGTTTGGCATATCATCTCCAGTCCTTTCGGTCCTTTCAAAAAGGTCTTGATCTACAACGGCGAGTCGATCTTGTCTTACTCGCTTGCAGGTGTAGCTCTAATGGGATTTGTGACAGCCATTTGGTGTGCTCAAAACACAACAATTTATCCCGTTGAGTTGTATGGAGATCCATTGAAATTGAATTTCGCTTTCTCTCCCTACTTCAGCGACGCAACTGCTCTTGAGGGTGGTGCCCACTCAGCCCGGGCTTGGCTGGCCAATACGCATTTCTACCTTGCATTCTTTTTCCTGCAAGGTCATTTTTGGCATGCCTTGCGCGGCATGGGATTTAACTTCAAGCGCGTTTCCGAAGCGCTTGACAACATGGGAAATTCCAAGGTCAGTGCCTGA
- a CDS encoding 16S rRNA (uracil(1498)-N(3))-methyltransferase, producing the protein MNIVVLNRSDWLDERNVRLIDRRADHIRSVLGTAVGDSIRVGELNGDLGQGRICALDADAVVLEVDLNQPPPPRHRFDIVLALPRPKVLRRLFRTVAEYGVANLHLINSARVEKSYWQSPLLAPEKVHDALLAGMERASDTVAPRVHQHRRFRPFVEDQLKELCAGRPCWMAQMGASLPLRDTPPGAAVVMVGSEGGFVPFELELAQAVIAQPVHLGSRTLSVDTALTTALAQG; encoded by the coding sequence ATGAACATCGTTGTTCTCAACCGTTCGGATTGGCTGGATGAACGGAATGTTCGTCTTATCGATCGGCGGGCGGATCACATCCGTTCGGTGCTTGGGACCGCAGTGGGCGACAGCATCCGGGTTGGTGAGCTGAATGGCGATCTGGGTCAGGGCCGAATCTGTGCGCTGGATGCAGATGCCGTGGTGCTGGAGGTGGACCTCAACCAGCCACCGCCGCCCCGCCATCGGTTCGATATTGTTCTGGCCTTGCCAAGGCCCAAGGTGCTGCGCCGTCTGTTCCGCACCGTGGCCGAATACGGAGTGGCCAACCTGCATCTGATCAACAGTGCCCGGGTTGAAAAGAGCTATTGGCAGTCGCCTTTGCTTGCACCCGAGAAGGTGCACGATGCCCTGCTTGCTGGGATGGAGCGCGCCAGCGACACGGTGGCGCCCCGGGTGCATCAGCACAGGCGCTTTCGCCCCTTTGTTGAAGACCAGCTCAAGGAGCTTTGTGCCGGGCGCCCCTGCTGGATGGCCCAGATGGGGGCCTCTCTTCCGTTACGCGACACCCCACCGGGGGCTGCCGTGGTGATGGTGGGGTCGGAGGGTGGTTTTGTGCCGTTTGAACTGGAGTTGGCTCAGGCGGTGATCGCGCAGCCTGTGCATCTGGGATCGCGCACCTTGAGCGTGGACACGGCCCTCACCACCGCGCTGGCCCAGGGATGA
- a CDS encoding TIGR03943 family protein → MKRGTLLLLWGLTLLWSFHSGRLDLLLRGGFHGLVGVTGLVLLMLGVALLLKREKQNEGWRWPWLLSGMMAALVLILPPSPSFSDLASNRPQGLPDPPELAFVLPPEQRSLTEWVRLLRSQPDPDLVAGNPVRISGFVWRQPQGPPLIARLTVRCCLADATPAGLAVEWPESFSPKTNQWLAIEGMMSVQTRNERRIPVVIPQNITPIARPKRPLEP, encoded by the coding sequence TTGAAGCGCGGAACCCTGCTGCTGCTCTGGGGCCTGACGCTGTTGTGGAGCTTCCACAGCGGTCGGCTCGATCTGCTGCTGCGGGGGGGTTTCCATGGCCTGGTGGGGGTCACCGGCCTGGTCTTGCTGATGCTGGGCGTGGCCCTTCTGCTGAAAAGAGAGAAACAAAACGAGGGCTGGCGCTGGCCCTGGCTGCTCAGCGGCATGATGGCTGCGCTGGTGCTGATACTTCCGCCGAGCCCCTCCTTCAGCGATCTGGCCAGCAACCGCCCCCAGGGCCTGCCCGATCCACCGGAATTGGCCTTTGTTCTACCCCCCGAACAACGCAGCCTCACGGAATGGGTACGCTTGCTGCGCAGCCAGCCCGACCCTGATCTTGTGGCCGGCAATCCTGTGCGCATCAGCGGTTTTGTCTGGAGGCAACCCCAGGGCCCGCCGCTGATCGCCCGGCTCACGGTGCGCTGTTGCCTGGCCGACGCCACGCCCGCTGGCCTGGCGGTGGAGTGGCCGGAGTCGTTCAGCCCCAAAACCAACCAGTGGTTGGCCATCGAGGGAATGATGAGCGTGCAAACACGCAACGAACGGCGCATCCCCGTCGTGATCCCCCAAAACATCACGCCAATTGCCAGGCCCAAGCGCCCCCTGGAACCATGA